Within Stella humosa, the genomic segment TACTACCCCAGCGCCGACGCCACCGGATGGCCGGTGGTGCTGGGTCCCTTCGACGTCCGGGCGCTGCAGTATGCGTATGGCCTGTCGGAACCGGGGACGATCGGCAACATGACCTACGGCAGCGACTCCCCCGACACGATCGTGGGCACCGAGAACACCGACTGGGTCCATGGTCAGGGCGGCGACGACGCCCTCCTGCTCGGAGCGGGCGATGACGGCGCGCGCGGCGTCGGCGGCGACGATCTGATCCTGGGCGAGGCCGGGGCGGATACGCTGCGCGGCAACGAAGGCGCCGACCTAATCCTGGGCGGCGATGACAATGATTCCATCAACGGCGACGAGGATGGTGACGACGTCAACGGCAACCGTGGCCAGGACACGGTCCTGGGCGGCTCCGGCGCCGACTTCGTCCGTGGCGGCCAGGACGACGACCTGGTCGACGGCGGCGAGGGTGACGACTGGCATGTCAATGGCAACATCGGCAACGACAGCGTCTATGGCGGTATCGGCAACGATGGCGTCTTTGGCGGGCCGGGACAGGACAGCCTGTATGGCGAGGACGGCAACGACACGCTGTCCGGCGATCTGGAGAACGATATGCTGTTCGGCGGCCCAGGTGCGGACATGTTCGTCATCCACTCGAACGGCGGGTGGGACGTCATCCACGACTTCAATCGGTCGCAGGGCGACAAGATCGTGATCCAGGCCGACATCAACGGCACCGGCGTGTTCACGAGCCAGCAGGCCCTCGCCTTGGCTACGACCGGCGGCGGAGGTGCGGCGCTCCTCGATGTCGGCAACGGCCATAAGCTGGAGATCCTGGGGGTGACGCCGGCCCAACTGCTGGCCGACGACTTCCTGATCATGTAGCCGCCGTGACACCTGAGGCGATCAAAGCGTGGCGGCGCCGCCTTGGCCTATCGCAGGTCAGGGCGGCGGCCGCCCTTGGCGGCTCCGACCGGGCCGCGCTGGCCTGGAGAAAGGCGACGCACCGATCGACCGGCGGACCGAACTCGCCACCCACCACCTCGAAGAACACCCGGAGGAACTGCGGCCGGAATGACGTCGCCGGCATCCTGCATCGGGCGGACTTGACGGCGCTGGAGCGTGATCCGCAGCGGCTCCGCGAACCGGATGTCATCTGCTCCGTAGGCTGGACGGATCAGGCCTGGCCCGAGGTCAGGACGCGTTCGATATAGGGCTCGAGCAGGCGCAGCGCTTCTCGCTCGATCGCACCGGTTTCCAGCCAGTTCGGCGTTTCGACGACGGCTCGGTGGCTGAGCGCTTCGATGCACGTCTCGAGGACCAAGGCGGTGATCCGCACCTGGGCGTGGGGGAGATGGGGCGCGCGCCGTCCCAGGTCGGCCTCGATCCTTCGTTGCAGCACAGAACTGATGTCTAGCGAGGCGGCCAGATCGCCGATCCTTGGGACCTGTTCCACCAGCACCTTGTGCAGCGCAGGGTCCACCCGGTGTGCGTCCAGGCCGGCGCGGATCAAGCCGGCGACGATGGATTTCGGCGTCTCGTCGCCGGGCAGGCTCAGCACTGCATCGACCCGCGCCATCAGTTCCTCGACATGCGCCGCCGCCAGGGCGGCGACCAGCGCCTCCTTGTTCGGGAAATATTCGTAGAGCGAACCGATGCTGACCCCCGCCTTCTCGGCGACGAGGTTGGTGGTGGTTCGATCATAGCCATGGCTCATCAAAACCTGAGCGGTCGCTTGAAGGATCGTCGCCACCATCCGCCTTGAACGCGCCTGAACCGGTATTTTCCGGGGCTTCGTCGCCGTCGCGCGCATCACCTTCTTGCCTTTGTCGAACCCGAGTTGTGAAACTGAGTATATGCTCGGATTATTGCCAGGCCAGCGATGTTCCGCAAGGCGGGTTCGAGGAGACGACCATGACCAGGAGCGATGCGCATTTCACATCCGGCGGAGAGCGCTGCGACGCGTGGCTCTATCTGCCCGACGGACCCGGCCCCCACCCCTGCATCGTCTTCGCACACGGCATCGGGGCGATCCGACAGGTCCGCGTCGGCGCCTATGCGGAGCACTTCACGCGCGCCGGCTATGCGGTGTTCGCGTTCGACTATCGTGGGTGGGGGACCAGCGAAGGGAACGCACGAATCCTCTGCGATATCAGCGGCCAGCACGCCGACATCCATGCTGCCATTGACCATGTGGGGTGCCTCGACATGATCGATCCGGGCAAGGTCGTCCTCTTCGGCACCTCCTTTGGCGGGGGCCATGCCGTGGCCGTCGGGGCGACGCGGCCGGGCCTTGCCGCGGTGATCGCGCAGTGTGCCGTCGTCGATGGTCTGGCGGCCGCCATCAAGGCGCCGCCCGTCCTTGCGTTCCGCTGGATGCTCGCCGGCCTGGCCGATCAGGTGCGCGGGCTCTTTGGTGGCGCACCATACTACATCAAGCTTGCCGCCGAGCCGGGTCAGTTGGCCCTCATGACCGCGCCGGGTGCCGAGGCGAGCTACCAGGCGATGATCGAGGGCCCGTCGCCATGGCGCAATCTCATCGGCGCCCGGTTCGTCCTGCGCATCCCCTTCTACCGCCCGATCCGGCAGGCTAGGCGTATCCAGGCCAAGCTGCTGATGATCGTGACCGACAGGGACGAGATCACCCCGTCCGCGGTCATCGCCAAGGTCGCCCGCCTCGCCCCGCGCGGTGAGGCGGTCCATTTCGACGCCGGGCATTTCGATATCTATTTCGGCGACCTCTTCGACAAGGCGATCATCGCCATGCTCGCCTTTCTGGCGACGACGCCGGCCGCCCCGGTGGCCCATCCTGGATCCGTGATGGGAAGAGCCGCATGACCGCTGCGCAGATGTACCTTCCGCAGGTCCTCAGCTTGGTTGCTCTGTCCTTCCTGACCGGTCTGACGATCCTCGTCACCCGTGCCCTCGACCTCGCGCGAAACCGGCGCTCGCTATCCTTCTACGAGGAGTTCGATGGTCGGGGTGCGCCGCCATCGGTATTGCGGCCAACCCGGCAGCTCGCCAACCAGTTCGAGTTTCCCGTTCTTTTCTATGTGTTGATCGCATTCGCGATAGCCGTCCCGCTGGAGGATCCTCTGATTGCCACGTTGGCATGGTGCTATGTCGCGCTTCGCTGGGCTCACGCCTTGAGCCAAGTCGCATTCAATCGCCTCTACATCAGGACGCCGGTGTTTATGGTCGGCAATCTGGTTCTACTGGCTGCGTGGCTCGTGTTTGCGATAGACGCGCTGGGAACGTGAGCTGGTTGTACCCGCTATGGAGGTTGTCCATCCGAGGCTGGGGAGGGAGGCTGTGGTTGCCGTGCCGGGCCCTCGCATGACGAGTGAAGTCCGCGAAAGCATAAGCATCGTACGCCGAGATGCCGCCATCAGCGGCAGGTGGCATGCGCCAGCTCATTGCGCTGCACGCCGAAGCCGTCACCCATGGCCGGGACCCTTCGACGCCCGCCCGGCATCCACCAGCAACCGGCGCAGCGCCACCCGGTCGATCTTCCCCATCTCGTTGAGGGGCATGGCGTCCAGTTTCACCAAGCGGACCGGGCTGGCCGCCACGCCGAGGGTGGCATGGCAATGGGCCAGCAGGTCCCGCATCCGCACCGGTGATCGCAGCACCACCGCCGCGGTCGCCGCCACGCCGCGGGTGCGATCGGGGATGCCGACGACGGCCACCCCGGCGACCGCGGGGTGGCCCGCCAGGCAGTCCTCGACGTCGGCCGGATAGATCTTCGTGCCGCCCATGACGATGAGGTCGTCCACCCGCCCCTTCAGCACGAGCTGGCCATCCCCGTCGATGATGCCGGCATCGCCCGGATAGAACCAGCCGTCGACAAAGCGGCTCGATGCCCCCGGCACGATGTGCTGGTAATCGTGGGGGAAGAGCGGGCCGCGGAAACGCAGCGTGCCGATCGTCGCTGGCGGACAGGGCCGGTCGTGCTCGTCCACCACCTGCATCTCCATCCCGGCGACCGGCCGGCCGACGCCCGCGGGGTTGCGGCGCACATCCTCGGGCGTGGCCATGGCGAGGGAGCCGACCTCATTGGTGGCGTAGTCGATATAGAGCTCGGACGAGACCCGGCGCAGGATGGCGCGCCGCTCGGCCGGGGCCAGCGGGCCGGTACCGGCGAGGATCCGCATGCCCGGCAGCAACTGCCCGTCCGGGGGTGCGGCGGCCAGGATATGGCGCAGATGGGTCGGCGTCAGTTTCGTCCAGGTGGCGCCGTGACGCCGGGCTGTGGCCACTAGGTCGGCCATGGCGCGGAACGGCTGGGCCAGGACGACCGCGCCACCCCGCAGCAGCGCGCGCTGCGCCCCGCTGCGGCCGACCCCGAACTGGAAGCCGATGACCGCCAGGTACCGGTCCTCCGCGTGCAACGGGAAGCGCGACCAGCCGATGTCGAGGTCGGCCATCTCCAGCGCGTGGGTGCTCATCACCAGCTTCGGCACGCCCCCGGTGGTGCCAGAGGACCGGCCGAGATAGCAGGGAGCGGTCGCGTCCGGCGGCGGCGGCAGGGCGCCCGGATCGGCCGTCATCCAGTCCGGTCCTACCGCAATGGAAGGCACGCTCAACCCCGGCGCCACGGGGGAACCGCCGGAGACGACCAGGTCGGCCGCTGCCCGGGCGATCAGCGCATTGGCGAGCGGAACTGGGTCCTGCACGGACAGCACCAGCACCGGCACGCCCAGCCGATGGCAGGCGAACAGCAGCAGCAGGTCGTCCGCCCGGCCGCCAAGCATCAGTGCCAGCGGCCGTCCCGGACGAACACCGTGCCGCAGCAGCATGGCCGCGATCCCCTCGATCGCGCGGTGGGCGTCCTGGAACGCCAGCGTGCCATCGTTGCCGATGATCGCGGGTGCCAGGGGATGGAGGGCCGCATGCCGGCCGATCGCCGCGCCGAACCATGCCTGTGTCGCTGTCATCGGATGCTCCCACCGGCCAGGGGCGGCCGCTGCCTGATCGCTCGTCCACGACTTGAAACAAGCGTCGGCGCGAAGAGTGCCGCGAATGCCAGAAGGGTGGCCGGCGAAGCAGCAAATAGTGCGCCTCGCCGCCATCGGCCACCGGGTTGCCTCATGGCCCGCCTCTCGACGAAAGCGCGCAATCTGCACTAGGCTTTCCGCCTCCAGGTCGAGCGGGAAGCGGGCGATGTCCTCCATTACCTATGCCGTCGACGCCACCCCACCGGCGCGGATCGTCTGGCTCAACGCGCTGCAGCACATATCGCTCAGCGCCGTCACGCTGGTGTTTCCCCGGATCGTGGCCGAGGCCGCGGGGGCAGACCCGGAAACGATCACGCGCTATGTCAGCCTGGCCATGGTGGCCATGGGGCTGGGCACGCTGATCCAGGCGTACGGGCGGCGCGGCGTCGGGTCGGGCTTCCTGCTGCTGGGGCACTGCACGATCCTCTATGTCCCGTTCGCGGTCGAGGCCGCCCGGACCGGGGGGCTGGGCGCGGTGGCGGGGCTGACGATCGTGGCCGGGCTGACGGAAATGCTGCTGTCGCGCTGCATCCGGCCGCTGCGGCCGTTCATCCCGCCCGAGATCATCGGCGTCGTGATCCTGCTGCTGGGGGCCATGCTGGGCCTGTTCGGGCTGCGGCTGATGCTGGGCATCGGGCCGGGCAGCCAGTCGGGCGCGGTCGAGATGGCGTCCTCGGCCATCACGCTCGCCACCATCATCGGCGTGGCGATCTGGGCGCGGCCGGCCCTGCGGTCGCTGGCGGTGCTGGTCGGCGTCGGGACGGGGTGCGCGGCCTTCGTCCTGATCGCGCTGGCGTCGGGCGGCTTCGCCTCGGCCATTCGCGACGTGGCATTCGTCACGCCGCGCTGGCCGCTCGACCTGCCGTCCTTTCCGGTCGCGTTCCTGCCGGGCTTCCTGATCGGTGCCGTCGCCTGCTTCGTGCGGGCCATCGCCGACCTGACGGCCTGCCAGCAGTTGGCCAACCCCAACTGGAAGGCCCCCGATTTCCAGTCGATCCGCGCCGGCACGCTGGCCGACGGGCTGGGCTGCGTCGTGGCGGGCGTCATCGGCGTGCTCGGCACCAACACCTATTCCGGCAGCGTCGGCCTGGCGGCGGCCAACGGCGTGCTGGCGCGCCGGGTGGGCGTGGCGGCCGGCATCGGCTGGATCGTGCTCGGCCTGTTGCCAGGGGCGGCCAGCATTCTCTACGCGATCCCCGCGGGCATCCTGGGCGCGGCCTGCTTCTACTCCGCCACCTTCACGATCCGCACCGGCATCACGATGCTATCGCAGCGGCTGGTCGACACCCGCCGCACCCTCATCATCGGTGCCGCCATCGCGACCAGCATGCTGGTGGTCGACTCGCACGGGCATGGCCACCTGCCGTTGCTGGTGCAGCAGGT encodes:
- a CDS encoding solute carrier family 23 protein, which gives rise to MSSITYAVDATPPARIVWLNALQHISLSAVTLVFPRIVAEAAGADPETITRYVSLAMVAMGLGTLIQAYGRRGVGSGFLLLGHCTILYVPFAVEAARTGGLGAVAGLTIVAGLTEMLLSRCIRPLRPFIPPEIIGVVILLLGAMLGLFGLRLMLGIGPGSQSGAVEMASSAITLATIIGVAIWARPALRSLAVLVGVGTGCAAFVLIALASGGFASAIRDVAFVTPRWPLDLPSFPVAFLPGFLIGAVACFVRAIADLTACQQLANPNWKAPDFQSIRAGTLADGLGCVVAGVIGVLGTNTYSGSVGLAAANGVLARRVGVAAGIGWIVLGLLPGAASILYAIPAGILGAACFYSATFTIRTGITMLSQRLVDTRRTLIIGAAIATSMLVVDSHGHGHLPLLVQQVLNSPLAAAMLLALALNAVLRLGIPRTAMLRWLPASGFDPLQAFADAQGRAWGARVELIQRATHFLEEFSQLAPRFAAPGREIEVRLRYDDVGLQVELLWPGEPLATGRPDIDADDGSLQVALMRHWADEMRAAPLENGRQTLIAYIDDR
- a CDS encoding TetR/AcrR family transcriptional regulator; the protein is MVATILQATAQVLMSHGYDRTTTNLVAEKAGVSIGSLYEYFPNKEALVAALAAAHVEELMARVDAVLSLPGDETPKSIVAGLIRAGLDAHRVDPALHKVLVEQVPRIGDLAASLDISSVLQRRIEADLGRRAPHLPHAQVRITALVLETCIEALSHRAVVETPNWLETGAIEREALRLLEPYIERVLTSGQA
- a CDS encoding class I adenylate-forming enzyme family protein, which produces MTATQAWFGAAIGRHAALHPLAPAIIGNDGTLAFQDAHRAIEGIAAMLLRHGVRPGRPLALMLGGRADDLLLLFACHRLGVPVLVLSVQDPVPLANALIARAAADLVVSGGSPVAPGLSVPSIAVGPDWMTADPGALPPPPDATAPCYLGRSSGTTGGVPKLVMSTHALEMADLDIGWSRFPLHAEDRYLAVIGFQFGVGRSGAQRALLRGGAVVLAQPFRAMADLVATARRHGATWTKLTPTHLRHILAAAPPDGQLLPGMRILAGTGPLAPAERRAILRRVSSELYIDYATNEVGSLAMATPEDVRRNPAGVGRPVAGMEMQVVDEHDRPCPPATIGTLRFRGPLFPHDYQHIVPGASSRFVDGWFYPGDAGIIDGDGQLVLKGRVDDLIVMGGTKIYPADVEDCLAGHPAVAGVAVVGIPDRTRGVAATAAVVLRSPVRMRDLLAHCHATLGVAASPVRLVKLDAMPLNEMGKIDRVALRRLLVDAGRASKGPGHG
- a CDS encoding MAPEG family protein, which translates into the protein MTAAQMYLPQVLSLVALSFLTGLTILVTRALDLARNRRSLSFYEEFDGRGAPPSVLRPTRQLANQFEFPVLFYVLIAFAIAVPLEDPLIATLAWCYVALRWAHALSQVAFNRLYIRTPVFMVGNLVLLAAWLVFAIDALGT
- a CDS encoding alpha/beta hydrolase, producing the protein MNAPEPVFSGASSPSRASPSCLCRTRVVKLSICSDYCQASDVPQGGFEETTMTRSDAHFTSGGERCDAWLYLPDGPGPHPCIVFAHGIGAIRQVRVGAYAEHFTRAGYAVFAFDYRGWGTSEGNARILCDISGQHADIHAAIDHVGCLDMIDPGKVVLFGTSFGGGHAVAVGATRPGLAAVIAQCAVVDGLAAAIKAPPVLAFRWMLAGLADQVRGLFGGAPYYIKLAAEPGQLALMTAPGAEASYQAMIEGPSPWRNLIGARFVLRIPFYRPIRQARRIQAKLLMIVTDRDEITPSAVIAKVARLAPRGEAVHFDAGHFDIYFGDLFDKAIIAMLAFLATTPAAPVAHPGSVMGRAA